A region from the Flavobacteriales bacterium genome encodes:
- a CDS encoding ABC transporter permease has translation MIRLLRIEWLKLRNSRAFIIIGGFYVLLMALVAWGMGYVHFDVGTQNGIKTTINLGKLGFFDFPYIWKNISYIAGFFKYILAILVVIFISNEYSYRTVRQNVIDGLSRQEFITSKLLMILMYSVVSTILVVLITTILGILFSNNQAWDVIFLKIDFVLAYFLETLTYLIFSFFVAYLIKRTGFVIITLVLYTFVIEPIAVWQIGEPVGKFLPIQSIREMSEIPFKRYIKDIVELNIMESADISAMFRTIVWGGVFTWLTYYLFGKRDILS, from the coding sequence ATGATCAGACTACTTCGCATAGAATGGCTAAAACTCAGAAATAGCCGCGCATTCATCATTATCGGTGGATTCTACGTTCTGCTCATGGCCTTGGTGGCGTGGGGAATGGGCTATGTCCACTTTGATGTAGGAACTCAAAATGGGATCAAAACCACGATCAACCTTGGCAAACTGGGTTTCTTCGACTTCCCCTATATCTGGAAAAATATCAGCTATATCGCCGGCTTTTTCAAGTACATACTGGCCATACTCGTGGTGATCTTCATCAGTAATGAGTACAGTTACAGGACCGTTAGACAAAACGTCATCGACGGGCTTTCTCGACAGGAGTTCATTACTTCAAAATTGCTCATGATCCTTATGTACTCGGTGGTAAGCACGATCTTGGTTGTGCTGATCACGACGATCTTAGGAATACTCTTCTCAAACAATCAAGCATGGGACGTTATCTTCCTAAAGATCGATTTCGTTCTGGCCTATTTTCTGGAGACATTGACCTACCTCATTTTCTCCTTCTTCGTCGCCTATTTGATCAAACGAACTGGATTCGTGATCATAACCTTGGTACTCTACACCTTCGTCATAGAACCAATTGCCGTTTGGCAGATTGGAGAACCTGTAGGTAAATTCTTACCCATACAAAGTATTCGAGAAATGAGCGAAATTCCGTTCAAAAGGTACATCAAGGACATTGTTGAGCTAAACATCATGGAGAGCGCCGATATCTCGGCCATGTTCCGAACGATCGTCTGGGGGGGGGTCTTTACTTGGCTGACCTACTACCTCTTTGGAAAGCGAGATATCCTGAGTTAA
- a CDS encoding ATP-binding cassette domain-containing protein, with protein MSTILNISQLSKSYGKVKALQQLDMSIERGQVHGILGPNGSGKTTTLGIILGVLNADNGSFDWFGTPVLHRSLQRIGAILETPNFYPYLSAVKNLEVVRLIKGVEKHRIDEVLEQVNLAGRKHDKFSTYSLGMKQRLAIASALLNEPEILVLDEPTNGLDPQGIAEVRELIMRIAREGTTILIASHLLDEIEKVCSHVTILKQGKRLFTGPVDEVFATAGLIEVGAVDRDALEKACHGYPGIKSISHDARKLHLNLEDKVDPAALNKFLAEQGILVDHLVYRKSSLEQQFLELVSKSK; from the coding sequence TTGAGCACTATCCTCAACATCTCTCAACTCAGTAAGTCTTACGGAAAGGTCAAGGCTTTACAGCAACTCGACATGTCCATTGAGCGTGGGCAGGTACACGGTATCCTAGGACCGAATGGCTCTGGTAAAACTACGACCCTCGGTATCATTCTCGGCGTGCTGAACGCGGATAATGGATCCTTCGACTGGTTCGGAACCCCCGTACTTCACAGGAGTCTACAGCGAATAGGCGCCATATTGGAAACGCCGAACTTTTACCCATATCTCAGCGCTGTTAAGAACCTCGAGGTCGTTAGATTGATCAAGGGAGTTGAAAAACATCGAATCGATGAGGTTTTGGAGCAAGTGAACCTCGCGGGTCGCAAGCACGACAAATTCTCAACGTACAGCTTGGGTATGAAGCAGCGCTTGGCCATAGCCTCCGCTCTGCTTAATGAACCTGAGATCTTGGTTCTCGATGAACCTACCAATGGCCTCGATCCTCAGGGAATTGCAGAAGTTCGCGAACTGATCATGCGTATTGCACGAGAGGGAACCACCATTTTGATCGCGAGCCACTTACTGGATGAGATCGAAAAAGTTTGTTCCCACGTGACCATATTGAAACAAGGGAAACGCCTTTTTACCGGACCTGTGGACGAAGTCTTTGCAACGGCCGGATTAATAGAGGTCGGTGCCGTCGATCGAGACGCGCTTGAAAAAGCATGCCATGGGTATCCTGGCATTAAGAGCATCAGTCACGATGCTCGTAAACTACATCTCAACCTAGAAGACAAGGTAGATCCGGCGGCACTGAATAAATTCTTGGCTGAGCAGGGAATTCTGGTAGACCATTTGGTGTACCGAAAATCTAGTCTAGAGCAACAATTCCTCGAACTCGTAAGCAAATCCAAATGA